The following coding sequences lie in one Candidatus Nitrospira allomarina genomic window:
- the hisG gene encoding ATP phosphoribosyltransferase has product MSEGITIALSKGKLLDPTLELFRQAGYTGYHVQADDRRLILEFPEHGHRVLIVRPSDVPAYVEYGAADLGVVGKDVLLEQSPDVYEPVDLNLGVCRLVVARPNGPQLVQRMSSKLRVATKYPTITERYFNQQGLPVELIKLYGSIELAPLVGLADRIVDLVETGNTLKANNLVEDEVIAWSSARLIVNRASLKMKYAVITELIARVKKILSRSRSKKVHA; this is encoded by the coding sequence ATGAGCGAAGGGATTACCATTGCCCTTTCCAAGGGTAAACTTCTTGATCCGACTCTTGAATTGTTCCGCCAGGCAGGCTATACGGGATATCATGTCCAAGCGGACGACCGTCGATTAATACTGGAATTTCCGGAGCATGGACACCGGGTCTTAATTGTACGCCCAAGTGATGTGCCGGCCTATGTTGAATATGGCGCAGCCGATTTAGGGGTGGTTGGGAAAGATGTCTTGTTGGAACAAAGCCCGGATGTCTATGAACCGGTTGACTTGAACTTAGGAGTCTGTCGTCTGGTGGTCGCCAGGCCGAACGGGCCACAGCTTGTGCAACGGATGTCTTCCAAGCTTCGGGTGGCAACCAAATATCCCACGATCACCGAACGGTATTTTAACCAGCAGGGGTTGCCTGTGGAATTGATTAAGCTCTACGGGTCGATTGAGTTGGCTCCATTGGTCGGATTGGCCGATCGGATTGTCGATCTGGTTGAGACGGGAAACACTCTGAAAGCCAATAATTTGGTCGAGGATGAAGTGATCGCCTGGTCATCTGCCCGATTGATTGTGAATCGGGCAAGCTTAAAAATGAAATATGCCGTGATTACAGAACTGATTGCCCGGGTGAAGAAAATTCTTTCTCGTTCCCGCTCAAAAAAGGTTCATGCATGA
- the hisD gene encoding histidinol dehydrogenase, whose product MKIVSYKDQEFSQAVNRVCQRAAQQNGKVEKAVRTILDAVRQEGDQALQRLTWKFDHVRISPDSLRVTSKDVERAYAELPSSDIKALKYAANRIRTFHRRQRRQSWVYRQQGVQLGQRITPLDTVGVYVPGGKALYPSSVLMNAIPAKVAGVKRVVMCTPTPNGIIHPALLVAADVAGVEEIYRVGGAQAIGALAFGTPTIRPVDKIVGPGNLYVATAKRLVYGQVDIDMIAGPSELLVIADSPSNPRHVAADLLCEAEHDEEACVYLVTTSLTLARRVVTEVTRQLAQLGRQAIASRSIQNHALAFVVRTVDEAFELANRIAPEHLSLNMDRAGDYVSRIRHAGAIFVGRYTPPAVVDYVAGPNHVLPTGGSARFFSCLGVDEYMKTSNVVAYSKAALRKAHAPVMRLSLLEGLDAHGRSMESRWT is encoded by the coding sequence ATGAAAATTGTTTCCTACAAGGACCAAGAGTTTTCGCAAGCGGTGAATCGTGTCTGTCAGCGGGCTGCTCAACAAAACGGCAAGGTTGAAAAAGCCGTCAGGACAATATTAGATGCTGTTCGGCAGGAGGGCGATCAGGCACTTCAGCGATTGACCTGGAAGTTCGATCATGTCCGAATCAGTCCTGACAGTCTTCGTGTGACGTCCAAAGACGTCGAGCGTGCATATGCCGAACTACCGTCTTCAGATATTAAAGCGCTGAAATATGCGGCGAATCGTATTCGGACCTTTCATCGTCGACAACGAAGGCAATCCTGGGTCTATCGTCAACAGGGGGTTCAATTAGGTCAACGGATCACGCCGTTAGATACCGTCGGTGTGTATGTTCCAGGCGGAAAAGCCCTGTATCCCTCGTCGGTGCTCATGAATGCCATCCCCGCGAAAGTGGCTGGGGTGAAGCGAGTCGTCATGTGTACGCCGACTCCGAACGGCATCATCCACCCCGCGTTGTTGGTGGCGGCGGATGTTGCTGGAGTGGAGGAAATCTATCGGGTCGGTGGAGCCCAAGCCATTGGGGCCTTGGCTTTTGGCACCCCGACAATCCGGCCCGTGGATAAAATCGTCGGACCCGGGAATTTGTATGTGGCCACGGCCAAACGCCTGGTCTATGGCCAGGTCGACATTGATATGATTGCGGGTCCGAGTGAGTTGCTGGTCATTGCCGATTCCCCAAGTAACCCACGGCATGTGGCGGCTGATCTTCTTTGTGAAGCCGAGCATGATGAGGAAGCCTGTGTCTATCTGGTGACGACTTCTTTGACCCTTGCCAGGCGGGTTGTGACTGAAGTGACCCGCCAACTCGCACAATTGGGACGCCAGGCGATTGCGTCCCGATCAATTCAGAATCATGCCCTGGCATTTGTTGTGCGAACCGTGGATGAGGCCTTTGAACTAGCCAATCGGATTGCGCCCGAGCATTTATCATTAAATATGGATCGGGCGGGAGACTATGTGTCACGGATACGTCATGCGGGTGCCATTTTTGTTGGCCGCTATACCCCTCCTGCGGTGGTGGATTATGTGGCAGGGCCCAATCATGTGTTACCAACTGGTGGAAGTGCCAGATTTTTTTCCTGTTTGGGTGTGGATGAGTACATGAAAACCAGCAATGTGGTGGCCTATTCGAAAGCCGCGTTGCGCAAAGCCCATGCTCCAGTGATGCGGCTGTCTCTGCTGGAAGGCCTGGATGCACATGGGCGATCAATGGAGAGTCGATGGACATGA